From one Sus scrofa isolate TJ Tabasco breed Duroc chromosome 9, Sscrofa11.1, whole genome shotgun sequence genomic stretch:
- the LOC110255430 gene encoding uncharacterized protein LOC110255430 isoform X2, translated as MWGTVGKLVFAFQGGNPASPPPTGGSWEADEQVDLEGFDTETFFGILLKQSLSVTTKLGQTKEELKVLCLKLANQAQALQQLWGAERRIPASNGQLLESPQGERRQAAEAAARAAEDEARRRGQLAGQYAASLGHQLTLLHQDLRARQEQWGSFYSALVAAQRLLQAHWGSQLQFPQTVQKPEGPSYPFREVPQLDAVLDRLSQAVVQEGHRLKAWGVLGSGTGAKLLQPASTSPSGGLEDVHVNPVTKLVVPGPNCAMLPASGCTGPIPPGYFIHPDTGRVLPEAGNLGYDLQEATLVPTTDSSSGQVLALGGLRDASGNLMLPGDHFVEPLSGNTVRLQGASQQEGRTVPHAGGTQALLDANVLVAQKRVITVLRRSQERPRLRRQGLLEAAIKDMRQALTLSLHHALQQARRLQRQQEAAESIQAGSSRIGMMCYPGTALQVPVLYGMEIPDPEGSGLMVPVLGMASDGNSGDTIPLAGSMEDASGKGLVPIAIGAQAIDALTGEPGPVIGAQMDPSARVVVPVVQVLEALPREVRDPGLLDTLEKELKAREQYWCHQEHEEAWLVEHLVALSQELLSTPGKASKQQQTERSGNRRRR; from the exons ATGTGGGGAACCGTAGGGAAACTCGTATTTGCATTTCAGGGGGGTAAccctgcttccccaccccccacaggggGGAGCTGGGAGGCTGATGAGCAGGTGGACCTGGAGGGCTTTGACACAGAAACCTTCTTTGGGATTCTGCTCAAGCAGTCTCTGTCGGTGACAACCAAACTCGGCCAGACCAAGGAGGAG CTCAAAGTCCTCTGCCTCAAACTTGCGAACCAAGCCCAGGCCCTCCAGCAGCTGTGGGGAGCTGAGCGTCGCATCCCAGCCTCCAACGGCCAGCTTCTGGAGAGCCCCCAGGGGGAGCGGCGACAG GCTGCGGAGGCAGCCGCCAGGGCGGCGGAGGACGAGGCCAGGCGGAGGGGGCAACTGGCAGGCCAGTACGCAGCAAGCCTTGGTCACCAGCTGACGCTCCTTCACCAAGACCTCCGTGCAAGGCAGGAGCAGTGGGGCTCCTTCTACTCAGCGCTTGTGGCAGCTCAGCGGCTGCTGCAGGCACACTGGGGCTCCCAGCTGCAGTTCCCCCAGACTGTGCAGAAGCCAGAAGG gccatcGTACCCCTTCAGAGAAGTCCCTCAGCTGGATGCTGTGCTGGACCGCTTGTcccaggctgtggtgcaggagggCCACCGCCTGAAGGCCTGGGGCGTCCTGGGCTCTGGCACTGGggccaagctgctgcagccag CCTCAACAAGCCCTTCAGGGGGCCTTGAAGATGTCCATGTGAATCCTGTCACCAAGTTGGTGGTTCCTGGCCCCAACTGTGCAATGTTGCCAGCCAGCGGCTGCACCGGGCCCATACCTCCGGGCTACTTCATCCACCCTGACACTGGGCGGGTGCTGCCTGAGGCTGGAAATCTGGGCTACGATCTGCAGGAAGCTACCCTGGTGCCTACCACTGACTCCAGTTCTG GTCAGGTGCTGGCCCTGGGAGGGCTGCGAGATGCCTCAGGGAACCTCATGCTGCCTGGGGACCACTTTGTGGAGCCGCTGAGCGGAAACACCGTCCGGCTCCAGGGAGCTTCCCAACAGGAGGGCCGGACGGTGCCCCATGCGGGCGGCACACAGGCCCTGCTGGATGCCAATGTGCTGGTGGCCCAGAAGCGTGTGATTACAGTACTCCGCAGGTCCCAGGAGAGGCCAAGGTTGAGGAGACAGGGGCTTCTGGAGGCTGCAATCAAGGACATGAGACAGGCGCTGACCTTGAGTCTGCACCACGCCCTGCAGCAGGCTCGGAGGCTGCAGAGACAGCAGGAGGCAGCAGAGAGCAtccaggctggcagcagcaggatAG GAATGATGTGCTACCCAGGGACAGCGCTGCAGGTCCCGGTCCTGTATGGGATGGAGATCCCAGACCCTGAGGGCTCAGGACTCATGGTGCCCGTGCTGGGCATGGCgagtgatgggaactctggtgacACCATCCCTCTGGCAGGTTCAATGGAAGATGCCAGCGGCAAAG GTCTGGTCCCAATTGCAATTGGGGCTCAAGCCATAGATGCCTTGACTGGTGAGCCTGGTCCGGTCATCGGTGCTCAGATGGATCCCTCTGCCAGAGTGGTGGTGCCCGTTGTCCAGGTGCTGGAGGCCTTACCCCGGGAAGTGAGAGACCCTGGTCTG CTGGACACCCTGGAGAAGGAGCTGAAGGCCCGGGAGCAGTACTGGTGCCACCAGGAACATGAAGAGGCGTGGTTGGTGGAACATCTGGTGGCCCTGAGCCAGGAGCTGTTGTCCACACCAGGCAAAGCTTCCAAGCAGCAG CAGACAGAGAGGAGTGGGAACAGGAGGCGCAGGTGA
- the LOC110255431 gene encoding uncharacterized protein LOC110255431 — protein MHVNSSFPERYIFLTETIAQREPSHHVPVISPLIGFFSTLTGPPHSYPLAPLRQSHSQRVMSGSRQPSTTSQPEIAFPPYITPQPSDGRCPCLPGHQDVGEPRGCVQREYRSCKAGATRNQEGLCLTKDQWTDHCAQEVCATPEDARGYDRGLGLCLCWGQHSSEMCGPLCPKRQSHILQLSCLEGIPQISITEDTGSQVRCPKVQAMPSRARCGEPQAGHLQPLPPS, from the exons ATGCATGTGAATTCTTCCTTTCCTGAACGTTACATTTTTCTCACTGAAACAATAGCACAGCGGGAGCCCAGCCACCATGTGCCagtaatttcccctttgataggATTTTTCTCCACCCTGACTGGCCCTCCCCACTCTTATCCTCTGGCCCCTCTTAGGCAGAGTCACAGCCAAAGAGTCATGAGTGGTTCACGGCAGCCAAGTACTACCAGCCAACCTGAAATTGCATTTCCTCCCTACATCACTCCCCAGCCCAGTGATGGGCGGTGCCCCTGCCTCCCGGGCCACCAAGATGTTGGAGAGCCAAGGGGCTGCGTCCAGCGGGAATACAGGAGCTGCAAGGCAGGGGCCACCCGGAACCAGGAGGGGCTCTGTTTGACCAAGGATCAGTGGACTGACCACTGTGCCCAGGAG GTATGTGCCACACCAGAAGATGCCCGTGGCTATGACCGAGGCCTGGGGCTCTGCCTGTGCTGGGGACAGCACTCCAGTGAAATGTGTGGTCCCCTGTGCCCAAAGAGACAGAGCCACATCCTGCAGCTCAGCTGTCTCGAGGGCATCCCACAGATTTCCATCACCGAAGACACGGGAAGCCAGGTACGGTGCCCCAAGGTCCAAGCCATGCCCAGCCGGGCCCGCTGTGGAGAGCCACAGGCCGGGCAcctgcagcctctgcctccttcctaa
- the LOC110255430 gene encoding uncharacterized protein LOC110255430 isoform X1, giving the protein MWGTVGKLVFAFQGGNPASPPPTGGSWEADEQVDLEGFDTETFFGILLKQSLSVTTKLGQTKEELKVLCLKLANQAQALQQLWGAERRIPASNGQLLESPQGERRQAAEAAARAAEDEARRRGQLAGQYAASLGHQLTLLHQDLRARQEQWGSFYSALVAAQRLLQAHWGSQLQFPQTVQKPEGPSYPFREVPQLDAVLDRLSQAVVQEGHRLKAWGVLGSGTGAKLLQPASTSPSGGLEDVHVNPVTKLVVPGPNCAMLPASGCTGPIPPGYFIHPDTGRVLPEAGNLGYDLQEATLVPTTDSSSGQVLALGGLRDASGNLMLPGDHFVEPLSGNTVRLQGASQQEGRTVPHAGGTQALLDANVLVAQKRVITVLRRSQERPRLRRQGLLEAAIKDMRQALTLSLHHALQQARRLQRQQEAAESIQAGSSRIGMMCYPGTALQVPVLYGMEIPDPEGSGLMVPVLGMASDGNSGDTIPLAGSMEDASGKGLVPIAIGAQAIDALTGEPGPVIGAQMDPSARVVVPVVQVLEALPREVRDPGLLDTLEKELKAREQYWCHQEHEEAWLVEHLVALSQELLSTPGKASKQQLRAAQEACEALESCCLREMQRRAGALSSLSSPERGLLSQADREEWEQEAQVMLGMQKVLQSLGRVAEKLRHAAGWLWGQEEEMRLQWSRNQSPQVWSRARKMAQHLSEEFQEVVRERQSFLDRALGQLQYQRELSRLHLLHTQIVASGTPCVWRITLEAGLRNNQHASQGPGCSLPAVDSLPEEPHCSISGSPRPWPRIGG; this is encoded by the exons ATGTGGGGAACCGTAGGGAAACTCGTATTTGCATTTCAGGGGGGTAAccctgcttccccaccccccacaggggGGAGCTGGGAGGCTGATGAGCAGGTGGACCTGGAGGGCTTTGACACAGAAACCTTCTTTGGGATTCTGCTCAAGCAGTCTCTGTCGGTGACAACCAAACTCGGCCAGACCAAGGAGGAG CTCAAAGTCCTCTGCCTCAAACTTGCGAACCAAGCCCAGGCCCTCCAGCAGCTGTGGGGAGCTGAGCGTCGCATCCCAGCCTCCAACGGCCAGCTTCTGGAGAGCCCCCAGGGGGAGCGGCGACAG GCTGCGGAGGCAGCCGCCAGGGCGGCGGAGGACGAGGCCAGGCGGAGGGGGCAACTGGCAGGCCAGTACGCAGCAAGCCTTGGTCACCAGCTGACGCTCCTTCACCAAGACCTCCGTGCAAGGCAGGAGCAGTGGGGCTCCTTCTACTCAGCGCTTGTGGCAGCTCAGCGGCTGCTGCAGGCACACTGGGGCTCCCAGCTGCAGTTCCCCCAGACTGTGCAGAAGCCAGAAGG gccatcGTACCCCTTCAGAGAAGTCCCTCAGCTGGATGCTGTGCTGGACCGCTTGTcccaggctgtggtgcaggagggCCACCGCCTGAAGGCCTGGGGCGTCCTGGGCTCTGGCACTGGggccaagctgctgcagccag CCTCAACAAGCCCTTCAGGGGGCCTTGAAGATGTCCATGTGAATCCTGTCACCAAGTTGGTGGTTCCTGGCCCCAACTGTGCAATGTTGCCAGCCAGCGGCTGCACCGGGCCCATACCTCCGGGCTACTTCATCCACCCTGACACTGGGCGGGTGCTGCCTGAGGCTGGAAATCTGGGCTACGATCTGCAGGAAGCTACCCTGGTGCCTACCACTGACTCCAGTTCTG GTCAGGTGCTGGCCCTGGGAGGGCTGCGAGATGCCTCAGGGAACCTCATGCTGCCTGGGGACCACTTTGTGGAGCCGCTGAGCGGAAACACCGTCCGGCTCCAGGGAGCTTCCCAACAGGAGGGCCGGACGGTGCCCCATGCGGGCGGCACACAGGCCCTGCTGGATGCCAATGTGCTGGTGGCCCAGAAGCGTGTGATTACAGTACTCCGCAGGTCCCAGGAGAGGCCAAGGTTGAGGAGACAGGGGCTTCTGGAGGCTGCAATCAAGGACATGAGACAGGCGCTGACCTTGAGTCTGCACCACGCCCTGCAGCAGGCTCGGAGGCTGCAGAGACAGCAGGAGGCAGCAGAGAGCAtccaggctggcagcagcaggatAG GAATGATGTGCTACCCAGGGACAGCGCTGCAGGTCCCGGTCCTGTATGGGATGGAGATCCCAGACCCTGAGGGCTCAGGACTCATGGTGCCCGTGCTGGGCATGGCgagtgatgggaactctggtgacACCATCCCTCTGGCAGGTTCAATGGAAGATGCCAGCGGCAAAG GTCTGGTCCCAATTGCAATTGGGGCTCAAGCCATAGATGCCTTGACTGGTGAGCCTGGTCCGGTCATCGGTGCTCAGATGGATCCCTCTGCCAGAGTGGTGGTGCCCGTTGTCCAGGTGCTGGAGGCCTTACCCCGGGAAGTGAGAGACCCTGGTCTG CTGGACACCCTGGAGAAGGAGCTGAAGGCCCGGGAGCAGTACTGGTGCCACCAGGAACATGAAGAGGCGTGGTTGGTGGAACATCTGGTGGCCCTGAGCCAGGAGCTGTTGTCCACACCAGGCAAAGCTTCCAAGCAGCAG CTCAGAGCTGCACAGGAGGCCTGCGAGGCCCTGGAGTCCTGCTGCCTGCGGGAGATGCAGAGGAGAGCCGGAGCCCTGAGCAGCCTGAGCAGCCCAGAGCGTGGCCTGCTCTCTCAAG CAGACAGAGAGGAGTGGGAACAGGAGGCGCAGGTGATGCTgggcatgcagaaggtcctgcAGAGTCTAGGGCGGGTGGCAGAAAAACTCAGGCACGCAGCGGGCTGGCTGTGGGGCCAGGAGGAGGAGATGCGGCTACAATGGAGCAGGAATCAGAGCCCACAGGTCTGGAGCCGTGCCAGGAAG ATGGCTCAGCATCTCTCCGAGGAGTTTCAGGAAGTGGTGAGGGAGAGACAGAGCTTCCTGGACAGGGCCCTGGGTCAGCTGCAGTACCAACGGGAGCTCAGCCGTCTCCACCTCTTGCACACCCAG ATCGTGGCCTCAGGAACCCCGTGTGTTTGGAGAATTACCCTGGAGGCAGGTTTACGGAATAATCAGCATGCCTCCCAGGGACCAGGCTGCAGCCTGCCCGCTGTTGATTCCCTTCCTGAGGAGCCTCACTGCAGCATTAGTGGGAGCCCAAGGCCATGGCCTAGGATTGGAGGATGA
- the LOC110255557 gene encoding uncharacterized protein LOC110255557, protein MLVHGICCSAHRPTSPAQPLVSEKRDSVQSHDSGLPLPPPPRRATGPIPPTTPTAPSGHPDRAGARTWASSSPCSASVTLCPKGRADTAPPCSQEVYRLDRPSSPRAVGHPCHLDQRQSSVPLYVVSVDGSGFQSLPRPGRELLHLLGPPLRDPRLPSQDAGKLRGTPLSTPSLPSLNSTHLGNTSPPEPGIRNPTVCLQTNDTLAFLVTHEHYPNYDLGHFYNTPGAFDWGRFRALAEESQLQGQSPHLFLQQFQQPGVYVFHLNSNRHRKMYVRTLPPGGQCFGEGPFVPTTPGYLIQTGIAKIPKPLKRSDWPGVLGEIVLLLGLCLLLLIQCHSLSWARKAAPQPTFRKHQQGYNLDAYASPSTQITSIRRGRPHQDSDTLRVKGGHGE, encoded by the exons ATGCTTGTGCATGGGATCTGCTGCTCTGCGCACCGACCCACCTCGCCAGCCCAGCCTCTGGTGTCAGAGAAAAG GGACAGTGTTCAGAGTCACGACTCCGGgttgcccctgcccccacccccacggaGAGCTACTGGACCTATTCCCCCCACAACCCCCACAGCCCCATCAGGACACCCAGATAGGGCTGGAGCAAGGACCTGGGCCTCCTCATCTCCCTGCTCTGCGAGTGTTACTCTGTGTCCTAAGGGAAGAGCTGACACCGCACCTCCCTGTTCCCAGGAAGTCTACCGTCTGGACCGCCCTTCCTCACCCCGCGCCGTGGGCCACCCCTGCCACTTGGACCAAAGGCAGAGTTCTGTCCCTCTGTATGTGGTCAGCGTGGACG GGAGTGGCTTCCAGAGCCTGCCCAGGCCAGGCCGTGAACTACTGCACCTGCTCGGCCCGCCTCTCAGGGACCCCAGGCTCCCCAGCCAGGATGCAG GAAAATTGAGGGGAACACCTCTGAGCACCCCTTCATTGCCGAGCCTCAACTCCACACACCTCGGAAATACGTCACCCCCAGAGCCTGGCATCCGAAACCCTACCGTCTGCCTCCAAACCAATGATACCCTGGCCTTCCTGGTGACCCATGAGCATTATCCCAACTATGACCT GGGCCACTTCTATAACACACCTGGGGCATTTGACTGGGGGCGCTTCCGGGCCCTGGCTGAGGAGTCCCAGCTCCAAGGTCAAAGCCCGCACCTCTTCCTGCAGCAGTTCCAGCAGCCTGGCGTCTATGTCTTTCATCTGAACAGCAATCGGCATCGGAAGATG TATGTTCGCACGCTTCCGCCAGGGGGCCAGTGTTTTGGGGAAGGACCCTTTGTCCCCACGACTCCGGGGTATCTCATCCAAACTGGCATCGCCAAGATCCCCAAGCCCCTGAAGAGGTCCGACTGGCCAGGAGTCCTGGGGGAGATTGTCCTGCTCCTGGGGCTCTGCCTGCTTCTGTTG ATTCAGTGTCACAGCCTGAGCTGGGCCCGGAAGGCGGCTCCCCAACCCACCTTCAGGAAGCATCAGCAGGGCTACAACCTAGACGCCTACGCCTCCCCAAGCACTCAGATAACATCCATTAGGAGAGGCCGACCACACCAAGACTCAGACACCCTCAGGGTTAAGGGAGGTCATGGTGAGTGA